From one Enterobacter kobei genomic stretch:
- the dpaA gene encoding peptidoglycan meso-diaminopimelic acid protein amidase, which translates to MRKIALFLAMLLIPCVSFAGLLSSNSSTTPVSKEYKQQLMGSPVYIQIFKEERTLDLYVKMGEQYQLLDSYKICNYSGGLGPKQRQGDFKSPEGFYNVQRSQLKPDSRFYKAINIGFPNAYDRAHGYEGKYLMIHGACVSVGCYAMTDTGIDEIFQFVTGALIFGQQSVQVSIYPFRMTDANMTRHKYSYYADFWKQLKPGYDYFASTHQPPVVSVVDGRYVVSKPISKGTIQPQLASNYTLPEAK; encoded by the coding sequence ATGCGCAAAATCGCATTATTTCTTGCGATGCTTTTGATCCCGTGCGTCTCCTTTGCCGGGCTGCTTAGCAGCAACAGTTCAACCACGCCGGTCAGCAAAGAGTACAAACAGCAGCTGATGGGATCGCCAGTTTACATCCAGATCTTCAAAGAAGAACGCACCCTTGATCTCTATGTCAAAATGGGCGAGCAGTATCAGCTTCTTGATAGTTATAAGATCTGTAACTATTCCGGTGGTCTGGGGCCAAAACAGCGTCAGGGCGATTTCAAAAGCCCGGAAGGTTTTTATAACGTTCAGCGCAGCCAGCTAAAGCCGGACAGCCGCTTCTATAAAGCGATCAATATCGGTTTCCCTAACGCCTACGATCGTGCTCACGGTTATGAAGGCAAATACCTGATGATCCACGGTGCCTGCGTGTCCGTCGGCTGCTATGCCATGACCGATACCGGTATTGATGAGATCTTCCAGTTTGTTACCGGTGCGCTGATTTTTGGTCAGCAAAGCGTGCAGGTGAGCATTTATCCGTTCCGCATGACTGACGCCAATATGACGCGCCACAAATATTCGTACTATGCGGATTTCTGGAAGCAGCTGAAGCCGGGATATGATTATTTCGCCAGCACCCATCAACCCCCTGTTGTGTCGGTGGTGGACGGGCGTTACGTGGTGAGCAAGCCGATCAGCAAAGGCACGATCCAGCCTCAGCTGGCGTCAAACTACACGCTCCCCGAGGCAAAATAA
- a CDS encoding class II glutamine amidotransferase, protein MCELLGMSANVPTDICFSFTGLVQRGGGTGPHKDGWGITFYEGKGCRTFKDPQPSYNSPIAKLVQDYPIKSCSVIAHIRQANRGEVALENTHPFTRELWGRNWTYAHNGQLTGYKSLETGNFRPVGETDSEKAFCWLLHKLTARYPRTPGNMAAVFKYIGTLAEELREKGVFNMLLSDGRYVMAYCSTNLYWITRRAPFGVATLLDQDVEIDFQKETTPNDVVTVIATQPLTGNETWHKIMPGEWVLFCLGERVV, encoded by the coding sequence ATGTGCGAACTGCTCGGGATGAGCGCCAATGTGCCTACCGATATTTGCTTCAGCTTTACCGGGCTGGTCCAGCGCGGAGGCGGCACCGGGCCGCATAAAGACGGCTGGGGTATCACCTTTTACGAAGGCAAAGGCTGTCGCACGTTCAAAGATCCGCAACCCAGCTATAACTCGCCAATAGCGAAGCTGGTGCAGGATTACCCGATAAAATCCTGCTCCGTTATCGCCCATATTCGCCAGGCAAACCGCGGTGAAGTGGCGCTGGAAAACACCCATCCTTTTACCCGTGAGCTGTGGGGCCGCAACTGGACCTACGCGCACAATGGCCAGCTCACCGGCTATAAATCGCTGGAAACCGGCAACTTCCGCCCGGTGGGTGAAACCGACAGCGAAAAAGCATTTTGCTGGTTACTGCATAAGTTAACTGCGCGGTATCCGCGTACGCCGGGCAATATGGCGGCGGTGTTCAAATACATTGGGACGCTGGCGGAAGAATTGCGAGAGAAGGGCGTGTTTAACATGCTGCTGTCGGACGGACGCTATGTGATGGCGTACTGCTCGACCAATTTGTACTGGATCACGAGGCGCGCGCCCTTTGGCGTGGCAACGCTGTTGGATCAGGATGTGGAGATCGACTTCCAAAAAGAAACCACACCGAATGATGTGGTTACCGTTATTGCCACGCAGCCGTTAACCGGCAATGAAACCTGGCACAAGATCATGCCAGGCGAGTGGGTCTTATTTTGCCTCGGGGAGCGTGTAGTTTGA
- the lpcA gene encoding D-sedoheptulose 7-phosphate isomerase produces MYQDLIRNELNEAAETLANFLKDEANIHAIQRAAVLLADSFKAGGKVLSCGNGGSHCDAMHFAEELTGRYRENRPGYPAIAISDVSHISCVSNDFGYDYIFSRYVEAVGREGDVLLGISTSGNSGNVIKAIAAAREKGMKVITLTGKDGGKMAGSADIEIRVPHFGYADRIQEIHIKVIHILIQLIEKEMVKA; encoded by the coding sequence ATGTACCAGGATCTTATTCGTAACGAACTGAACGAAGCGGCGGAAACGCTGGCTAATTTTCTGAAAGATGAAGCCAATATCCACGCCATTCAGCGCGCGGCGGTACTGCTGGCAGACAGCTTTAAAGCGGGCGGTAAGGTGCTTTCCTGCGGTAATGGCGGTTCACATTGCGATGCTATGCATTTTGCCGAGGAGCTGACCGGCCGCTATCGTGAAAACCGTCCTGGCTATCCGGCTATCGCCATTTCTGATGTCAGCCATATTTCCTGCGTCAGCAATGATTTCGGTTACGACTATATTTTCTCGCGTTACGTGGAAGCGGTGGGCCGTGAAGGCGACGTGCTGCTGGGGATCTCTACTTCCGGTAACTCCGGCAACGTGATCAAAGCCATCGCCGCCGCGCGTGAAAAGGGCATGAAAGTGATCACCCTGACCGGTAAAGATGGCGGTAAAATGGCCGGTTCTGCGGATATTGAAATCCGTGTGCCGCATTTCGGTTATGCTGATCGTATTCAGGAAATCCATATCAAAGTCATTCACATCCTGATCCAGCTGATCGAAAAAGAGATGGTGAAGGCATAA